A region from the Lolium perenne isolate Kyuss_39 chromosome 4, Kyuss_2.0, whole genome shotgun sequence genome encodes:
- the LOC127297485 gene encoding short-chain dehydrogenase TIC 32 B, chloroplastic, which translates to MLQAAKYLLGSPGASGFGSKSTADEVTASCPDLGSLTAIITGATSGIGAETARVLAKRGARVVIPARNVKAAEDMRARILGECPGADVLVFHLDLSSLASVRAFANRFLALGLPLHLLINNAGKFSHGQLALSEDGVEMTFATNYLGHFLLTKLLLGRMAETAAATGVQGRIVNVSSSVHSWFAGDWADYLSQVTRRKIAYDATQAYAVSKLANVLHTKELAVRLREMGADITVNCVHPGIVRTRLNRDREGIVTDLVFVLLSKLLKTIPQAAATTCYAAAHPRLAGVSGHYFADCNEALPSPAAASRRQAARLWEASEAMISGGGIPVLQLQPDRNI; encoded by the exons ATGTTGCAGGCGGCCAAGTACCTTCTTGGCTCCCCCGGCGCGAGCGGGTTCGGCTCCAAGTCGACCGCCGACGAGGTGACCGCGTCCTGCCCGGACCTCGGCTCCCTCACCGCGATCATCACCGGCGCGACGTCGGGGATCGGGGCGGAGACGGCCCGCGTGCTGGCGAAGCGCGGGGCGAGGGTGGTCATCCCGGCACGGAACGTCAAGGCCGCCGAGGACATGCGCGCGCGCATCCTCGGCGAGTGCCCTGGCGCTGACGTCCTCGTCTTCCACCTCGACCTCAGCTCCCTCGCCTCCGTGCGCGCCTTCGCCAACCGGTTCCTCGCGCTCGGCCTGCCCCTCCACCTCCTCAT AAACAACGCGGGCAAGTTCTCGCACGGACAGCTGGCGCTGTCGGAGGACGGCGTGGAGATGACCTTCGCCACCAACTATCTAGGCCACTTCCTGCTCACCAAGCTGCTGCTTGGGAGGATggcggagacggcggcggcgacgggcgtGCAAGGTCGCATCGTCAACGTCTCCTCCAGCGTCCACAGCTGGTTCGCCGGCGACTGGGCCGACTACCTCAGCCAAGTCACCCGCCGCAAAAT AGCCTACGACGCGACGCAGGCGTATGCGGTGTCCAAGCTCGCCAATGTGCTGCACACCAAGGAGCTCGCCGTCCGGCTCCGGGAGATGGGTGCCGACATCACCGTCAACTGCGTCCACCCCGGCATCGTCAGGACACGACTCAACCGCGACCGGGAGGGCATCGTCACAGATCTGGTGTTCGTGCTGCTGTCCAAGCTGCTCAAGACAATCCCACAG GCTGCGGCGACCACCTGCTACGCGGCGGCGCACCCGAGGCTGGCCGGCGTCTCCGGCCACTACTTCGCCGACTGCAACGAGGCGCTGCCGTCGCCGGCCGCCGCCAGCCGACGACAGGCCGCGCGCCTATGGGAGGCGTCGGAGGCCATGATCTCCGGCGGTGGTATTCCAGTGCTACAACTACAACCGGACAGGAACATCTGA